The nucleotide sequence CCGAAGAATGGCGATATCCTCTTCTTTTTCCACCACCAGAAGGATCAGCGCCGAAGAAATATTAACAGCAGCCACGGCGACAATCAGGGCCATCACAAAGGCAAGCAAGTTCCGGCTTGTAAGGAATGAAATATAGCGCCCCTCTTCCAGCCAGTACCAGGTGTAGGTTGCCCATTGGTTACCCAGAAGCTCTCGCAGAGCTTCCCAGGTGGCCTTCATCTCTGTCCGCTCACTCCCCGCCAGAAGGCCCTCGGGGCCACGCTGAAAGAGGGGATTGTTCAGTGCGAAGGGATGATCCACCTTTATTCCCAGAATCGTGTTGACCGATTCGGGAGGAATAACCCGCCGCCCCCGATCAGCATCAATGAAAACCCAGAGCCGATCAAGATCGCGATATCCCGTGGATACCACCCCCGTGACCAGAAACCGGCTCACCCGGGGGAGCATGCGCCCCTCACCCAGAGGGCGCACCGTCAGGAGACGAACCTCCTCCCCGGGGGAAACGCCGAGACGATTTGCCACATCAACGCCCAGAACAATCCCCTGATCCTGTTTCAGATCAAAACTCCCGGCCTGAACCTCCAGAAAGGCCCGCACCCCCGGATCATCGTCCCAGAACGCCTGGGGAACTGCCCGAAGCGTTACCCCGCTCCGGCCTTCGTCGGAATAGATCAGCCCGAATCCCTGATGCTCTATCAGGGTGGATTGCACTCCCGGAAGCTCGCGCACCTGCCGGGAAAACCGATGCCATTCGTCCTCGGACAGTTCCTTCTGAGGCAGGGCCTGAATATGATAACTGCCCGTCTCGATAAAGCGCTCCACGATTCCCCGAATCATCCCGTCCGCCACGTGCTGGACCACTACCAGCGGAACCAGGCTGATCGCCACGGCAAGAACAGCTCCGATCAGCCGGCCCTGCCCCCGGCGAGCGCCGGGAGCGCCCGAGAGAAAGCGAAAAGCCACCAGGATCAGTCCGAAACGAGGCATCCCTGCTCCAAATGAAAGGACCGCATCGTCCGTCGAGCCAGACACATATCGTGGGTGACAATAATCAGAGTCTTGCCGTATTCCGAGACCAGCCCGAAAAGAACCTCCTCCAGACGCTGGGAGTTGGCATCATCCAGATTCCCCGTGGGTTCATCGGCCAGAACCACCTCGGGATCGTTGATCAAGGCCCGGGCGGCGGCAACCCGCTGCCGCTCTCCTCCGGAAAGCTGTGGAGGAAGATGATGAAGGCGATCCTGGAGCCCCACCTGACCGAGAAGTTCCCTGGCCCGCTGCGATGCCTCTTCCCGGCGGCGATTCTGCATAAGCGCCGGAAGCATCACGTTCTCGAGAACCGAGAAATCCTTGAGAAGGTAGTGAAACTGAAAGACCAGCCCCACCGTCCGGGCCCGGTACTGGGTCAGGGCATCTTCATCAAGCTCTTCTACCCGGTGCGACCCCACAAGGATCTCTCCCCGATCCGGAAGATCCAGCCCCGCCATAAGGCTCAGGAGGGTACTCTTGCCGCATCCACTCTCCCCGGTAACCGCCACAACCTCACCTGGCAAGACGGAGAACGAGACATCCCGGAGAACCTCCAGGCGTTCTTCTCCGTTGGGGAAACTTTTTTGAACACCCTGTACCGCAACTGCCACACCCCGGGAAGGCTCTCCCGAGAGGGGTTTTTCCTTCATCACGCCTCCTTCATCCAGCCCTGAATCCTGCCCTGCGTTCTGCCATATCGGCTTTCACCAGCTCTTTTCTCGCGTCCATCAGGTTGCAGTTCACTTTCCGCCCCCTGCCAGAGATCTTCCCTAGCGGGATCGCAGGAGCTCCATGGGCCGATATTCCGCCACAGCCCGCACGGCCATCATCGCCGAGAACACCGAAACCCCCGTGGCCCCCAGACAAACCAGGAAGAGCTCTTCCGGAAAGATCCGCACCGGCACCTCCTGAATATAGAAATGGGAAGGAGAAAAGATACGGGCCCCCCGCTGCAGGAAGAAGCCGGAAAGCGTTTCAAGAGCTGCAAATATCTCGTTCACGTTCAGCGCCAGGAAGAGAC is from Alkalispirochaeta americana and encodes:
- a CDS encoding FtsX-like permease family protein, producing MPRFGLILVAFRFLSGAPGARRGQGRLIGAVLAVAISLVPLVVVQHVADGMIRGIVERFIETGSYHIQALPQKELSEDEWHRFSRQVRELPGVQSTLIEHQGFGLIYSDEGRSGVTLRAVPQAFWDDDPGVRAFLEVQAGSFDLKQDQGIVLGVDVANRLGVSPGEEVRLLTVRPLGEGRMLPRVSRFLVTGVVSTGYRDLDRLWVFIDADRGRRVIPPESVNTILGIKVDHPFALNNPLFQRGPEGLLAGSERTEMKATWEALRELLGNQWATYTWYWLEEGRYISFLTSRNLLAFVMALIVAVAAVNISSALILLVVEKEEDIAILRATGMSARQTGGIFLLCGGVIGFGGAVLGVLLGTVLSLHLNEVLQAFENMAGFFAGREVDLFSADFYLEQIPVELSFPALFFSIFLALLFALCAAVLPARRAASLLPDRVLRNHG
- a CDS encoding ABC transporter ATP-binding protein, producing MKEKPLSGEPSRGVAVAVQGVQKSFPNGEERLEVLRDVSFSVLPGEVVAVTGESGCGKSTLLSLMAGLDLPDRGEILVGSHRVEELDEDALTQYRARTVGLVFQFHYLLKDFSVLENVMLPALMQNRRREEASQRARELLGQVGLQDRLHHLPPQLSGGERQRVAAARALINDPEVVLADEPTGNLDDANSQRLEEVLFGLVSEYGKTLIIVTHDMCLARRTMRSFHLEQGCLVSD